In Brevundimonas sp. SGAir0440, one DNA window encodes the following:
- a CDS encoding DUF2336 domain-containing protein, producing the protein MNDRAVIEPAEIKGSRLPELIALASEESSEKRRLLLRELTAHFFGAPAPNANETALYGTVLAKLSAEMEVAVRAELAARFAQAPNAPHSLIRRFADDEIEVAEQVLRASTVLTDEDLIQVVRKRSQGHLRAVSGRATVSEAVSDVIVEHGDDDTLNTLLRNDGAQLSRAASETAIERAKANPALHAATVERQSLPADLLNEMYFVVEARLRHQILEQNARMDPALLEAALAAGRTRVATDDGALPADYAENLAYIDELQAAGQLTPQTLIRFLRSNGRTPFLIALSKLADIDFHTARGIVERKDLDALSVVCKAADMDRAVYLTYAVAVLGAEDNPMGKAAAYGRMYGELTRDAALRTLRFWRMRRTAQAA; encoded by the coding sequence ATGAACGATCGCGCCGTGATCGAACCTGCCGAGATCAAGGGCTCGCGCCTGCCCGAACTCATCGCCCTGGCCAGCGAGGAGTCCAGCGAAAAGCGTCGTCTGCTGCTGCGCGAACTGACGGCCCACTTCTTCGGCGCGCCGGCGCCCAACGCCAATGAAACCGCGCTCTACGGCACGGTCCTGGCCAAGCTGTCGGCCGAGATGGAGGTCGCGGTCCGCGCCGAGCTGGCCGCCCGTTTCGCCCAGGCTCCCAACGCCCCCCACAGCCTGATCCGCCGTTTCGCCGACGACGAGATCGAGGTCGCCGAACAGGTTCTGCGCGCCTCAACCGTCCTGACCGATGAAGATCTGATTCAGGTCGTGCGCAAGCGCAGCCAGGGCCATCTGCGCGCCGTCTCGGGCCGCGCGACGGTGTCCGAGGCGGTTTCCGACGTCATCGTCGAGCACGGCGACGACGACACTTTGAATACCTTGCTGCGCAACGACGGCGCCCAACTGTCGCGCGCCGCATCCGAAACCGCCATCGAGCGCGCCAAGGCCAATCCGGCCCTGCACGCCGCCACGGTCGAGCGCCAGAGCCTGCCCGCCGATCTGCTGAACGAGATGTATTTCGTCGTCGAGGCCCGGCTGCGTCATCAGATCCTGGAACAGAACGCGCGCATGGACCCGGCCCTGCTGGAGGCGGCGCTGGCCGCCGGCCGCACCCGCGTCGCCACCGACGACGGCGCCCTGCCGGCCGACTATGCCGAGAACCTGGCCTATATCGACGAGCTTCAGGCCGCCGGCCAGCTGACGCCGCAGACCCTGATCCGCTTCCTGCGCTCCAACGGTCGCACGCCCTTCCTGATCGCCCTGTCCAAGCTGGCCGACATCGACTTCCACACCGCGCGCGGCATCGTCGAGCGCAAGGACCTGGACGCCCTGTCGGTGGTCTGCAAGGCGGCCGACATGGACCGCGCCGTCTATCTGACCTACGCCGTCGCCGTCCTGGGGGCTGAGGACAACCCGATGGGCAAGGCCGCCGCCTACGGCCGCATGTACGGCGAACTGACCCGCGACGCAGCCCTGCGCACCCTGCGCTTCTGGCGCATGCGCCGCACAGCCCAGGCGGCCTGA
- a CDS encoding ABC transporter substrate-binding protein has protein sequence MSLLGNRLLTRRRALIAGGAAVAAGAIGLRACGRAEAPVDEQGRVRLRFATDWRAQAEQGGFYQALASGAYEKRGLNVQIVQGGPGVNVPQLLASGAVELGMGSNSFIPLNLVASGAPVKAVAAFFQKDPQVLMAHPDAALETIADLTGRPFLLSEAGISTFWVWLKAKYGFTDEQLRPFAYDPAAFIANARAVQQGYLTSDPYAIEQTADFDPRVFLLADEGYPSYAAMVLAPNAFARDNAAALRSFIAASAEGWRDYIRGDASAADALIRKDNPDMTQAVLDQARERLRDYAIVDGGDAALYGLGALTEERWQAFFDVTSKAGVYEVGLNWRDAFTDNYLPGRG, from the coding sequence ATGAGCTTGTTGGGGAATCGCCTGCTGACCCGTCGCCGTGCGCTGATCGCGGGCGGGGCCGCTGTGGCGGCGGGGGCGATCGGTCTTCGGGCCTGCGGGCGGGCCGAGGCGCCGGTCGACGAACAGGGCCGGGTGCGGCTGCGGTTCGCCACCGACTGGCGCGCCCAGGCCGAACAGGGCGGCTTCTATCAGGCGCTCGCCAGCGGGGCCTATGAGAAGCGCGGACTGAACGTCCAGATCGTTCAGGGCGGCCCCGGCGTGAACGTGCCGCAACTGCTGGCCTCGGGCGCGGTCGAACTGGGCATGGGCTCCAACAGCTTCATCCCCCTGAACCTGGTCGCGTCCGGCGCGCCGGTGAAGGCGGTCGCCGCCTTCTTCCAGAAGGATCCGCAGGTCCTGATGGCCCATCCCGACGCGGCGCTGGAGACTATCGCCGATCTGACCGGCCGGCCCTTCCTGCTGTCCGAGGCGGGGATCAGCACCTTCTGGGTCTGGCTGAAGGCCAAGTACGGCTTTACCGACGAGCAGCTGCGACCCTTCGCCTACGACCCCGCCGCCTTCATCGCCAATGCGCGGGCGGTGCAGCAGGGCTATCTGACCAGCGATCCCTACGCCATCGAACAGACCGCCGATTTCGACCCGCGCGTCTTCCTGCTGGCCGACGAGGGCTATCCCTCCTACGCCGCCATGGTCCTGGCGCCCAACGCCTTCGCCCGGGACAATGCAGCGGCGCTACGCAGCTTCATCGCCGCTTCGGCCGAAGGGTGGCGCGACTATATTCGCGGCGACGCCTCGGCCGCCGACGCCCTGATCCGCAAGGACAACCCGGACATGACCCAGGCTGTGCTGGATCAAGCCCGCGAACGCCTGCGCGACTACGCCATCGTCGATGGCGGCGATGCGGCGCTTTACGGCCTGGGCGCCCTGACCGAGGAACGCTGGCAGGCCTTCTTCGACGTGACCTCGAAAGCCGGGGTTTACGAGGTCGGTCTGAACTGGCGCGACGCCTTCACCGACAACTATCTGCCCGGTCGCGGCTGA